A region of Salvelinus alpinus chromosome 24, SLU_Salpinus.1, whole genome shotgun sequence DNA encodes the following proteins:
- the LOC139552463 gene encoding lysine-specific demethylase 6B-like isoform X3, translated as MYHPAEQYSDRNTRDSYPAGGPSRGTWARVNSRPWGAPNRFNGGINQSHHLNKIYSDRGGRPPFHAQGRGPQQDQRLAPRPWDQKDQAYETHGWHQDSPRSFHNHGRNQGGYQAGPEVPFTSWDSYKNQPTRYGGPHQHQLPRDPPRDLHSPAERWAPSDRSRAFPGRMMDQELGPWKRPASHHHNHHRDQLQHRSPPSQHPPPPREDCPAKRSRSSGPEQPSHRGSMHLPGPDQQQSPPHYPPSKQGFWKQSYDRPGPRTHADRRSLSIELQESTKSGLGSLKYRTHHSTHSPVPQALFNGQDPPPSSYPRHPSPAQPSGNRRPPHHGSRVEVDDQAQHPSSPADRTSVPYSQHLHHQHPTSPPSVPQHSPPAPRSHRQQRDQTPSQPSATEPPHRNSNHRDGCCTTLSSSSPSGLSSSTTPSKASGKKDPPPNQRSPDIGTGTPHKRGPRTPSPSPTPPPLSASPTWLGSGAQRSEMKPSRASEPQTPPSSPTVNNNRPTGNRPELQPHRHKQTERKHKERRAERGEEGKREQKRKMERKMEERTRRKEKEEKSGDGVKNKTHKVEEGRDKVERKKKEEERKTEKREKSLRDKKMEKAERGSSKSLRKSSLPLSVWPSSPKSGSMVPGTPGKPGQPSQTPSTPGKHIHREKAQERGGKSHEHSSPNSSETIPLVGPPAAHPSQPTPSAHPPKHKKSERGGTLNKSNPTQPKFPVKDSPLPACPPLTTTHTTTTNNNISTNTTNKTRNTSPQPTSPSTYSKCSPGRKADLTPSTLSSKTPAAPPMAGSGGSIQSQTEIWGVSPEGGVLRAPDLQPAAGVGSVEEMGDNPPASPPVLSWQGSPASALSEEEEEEGGVMRRPVLQPSPTHGPPLSPHHGNSEGFNEKAEGVGEGRGADDLRHSDLAKLYGLPDTPNGEEEDEEEEEEDSGGDTSSSSLPPRRPHLHQTGVADVFKSLASFLGGQRYTYRGGPFGRPPPSSMGGVKYSSSLAMDPETNCQDQQNPSPTSNSTTPPRLTSQSSTHTTSDPPSKPRPPLNLDQPQLSVGERTKQKHARLEEILNERKKEKTKGVDSGETTGSLSAEFRLTTTHRLPATIKEERGQREARRQTDRKREPSGANGNGDGEGKRKRRKQDNSVSSHQRSGGNEKKNVEEKCDRKSASITLSSSTPHPSRPAKQHKDTKKSRPIQGNLGLQSKDIQGQKDKTHTGNTEQGAQSTEMKNERRSEPQTKTSTPGSNPDILATASTTSFINTSSPSPTPAASAAPVRRTPCPLAAADFLKLKALSMGSPKELKIRLIKVESGNRETFIASEVEERRIPLGEVSIRHTASEVVRSCKGAKVNGKFRESYLLPAFSVKPVLSTNTPIPREKLNPPTPSIYLESKRDAFSPVLLQFCTDPKNPVTVIRGLAGSLRLNLGLFSTKSLVEANAEHAVEVRTQVQQPADENWDATGSAQTWPCESSRSHTTIAKYAAYQASSFQESLQEEKDSEDEDEEEQEEKKTLSSDPSTNPASGTSKTSPTVVTSKATPTKVGPTPIANTLRPEAKSTGKIIKFGTNIDISDPKRWKPQLQELLKLPAFMRVEYNGNMLSHVGHTILGMNTVQLYMKVPGSRTPGHQENNNFCSVNINIGPGDCEWFAVHEHYWEHINNFCEKYGVDYLTGSWWPVLEDLYRSNIPVYRFIQRPGDLVWINAGSVHWVQAVGWCNNIAWNVGPLNSYQYQVALERFEWNEVKKVKSIVPMIHVTWNVARTIKITDQETYKMVKHCLLQSIKHIQVLRDQLVAAGKKISYQSRVKDEPAYYCNECDVEVFDLLFVTSESGSRKTYMVHCEDCARTVSKSPSLAGVVVLEQYCMEELMRTYDSICVTPSPCSK; from the exons TATGGGGGTCCCCACCAGCACCAACTGCCCAGAGACCCCCCAAGAGACCTGCACTCCCCAGCAGAGAGGTGGGCACCTTCAGATCGCTCCAGGGCCTTCCCAGGCAGGATGATGGACCAGGAACTAGGACCATGGAAGCGCCCGGCCTCccaccatcacaaccaccaccgTGACCAACTTCAACACCGCTCCCCACCCTCACAGCATCCCCCCCCTCCCAGGGAAGACTGCCCTGCCAAAAGGAGCAGGAGCTCTGGTCCTGAGCAG CCCTCTCATCGTGGATCAATGCATCTACCCGGCCCAGACCAGCAGCaatcaccaccccactaccccccTTCCAAACAAGGCTTCTGGAAACAATCATATGACAGACCTGGTCCTCGCACCCATGCTGACAGGAGGAGCTTGTCTATAGAGTTACAA GAATCCACCAAGTCAGGATTAGGGAGTCTCAAATACAGAACACATCATTCTACCCATTCTCCAGTTCCCCAGGCCCTCTTCAATGGTCAAGACCCCCCTCCTTCCTCCTATCCCCGCCACCCTTCTCCAGCCCAGCCCAGTGGCAACAGAAGACCCCCCCACCATGGATCCAGAGTGGAGGTGGATGACCAGGCCCAGCACCCCTCCTCACCAGCAGACCGCACCAGCGTGCCTTACAGCCAGCACCTCCACCACCAGCATCCCACATCACCCCCCTCAGTACCTCAGCACAGCCCCCCAGCTCCACGCTCCCACAGACAGCAAAGGGATCAGACCCCCTCCCAGCCGTCTGCTACAGAGCCTCCCCACCGCAACAGCAACCACAGAGATGGATGCTGCACCACCCTGAGCTCCTCCAGCCCCTCTGGCCTCTCCAGCTCCACCACTCCTAGTAAGGCCAGTGGGAAGAAAGATCCTCCTCCCAATCAGAGGAGCCCTGACATTGGCACTGGCACACCCCACAAACGGGGACCAAGGACACCCTCGCCCAGTcccacacctccccctctctctgcctcccccacATGGCTAGGCTCAGGCGCTCAGAGGTCAGAGATGAAGCCTAGCAGGGCCTCAGAGCCTCAGACCCCACCCAGCTCTCCTACTGTCAACAACAACAGACCTACTGGCAACAGGCCAGAGCTGCAGcctcacagacacaaacagacagaaagGAAACATAAGGAAAGGAGAGCAGAAAGAGgtgaggagggaaagagggaacagaagaggaagatggagaggaagatggaggagaggacaaggAGAAAGGAAAAAGAAGAGAAAAGTGGGGATGGGGTAAAGAATAAAACCCATAAAGTAGAAGAGGGGAGGGACAAAGTGGAAAGGaaaaagaaagaggaagagaggaagacagagaaaaGGGAGAAGAGCCTTAGGGATAAAAAGATGGAAAAAGCAGAGAGGGGATCCTCAAAGTCCCTACGTAAATCATCCCTCCCTCTGTCAGTATGGCCTTCCTCCCCTAAGTCTGGATCTATGGTTCCAGGGACGCCAGGGAAGCCAGGCCAACCCTCCCAGACACCATCCACCCCTGGCAAACACATACACAGGGAGAAGGCCCAAGAAAGAGGTGGAAAGTCCCATGAGCACAGCTCTCCAAATAGCTCAGAGACAATCCCACTTGTTGGCCCGCCTGCAGCCCATCCCAGCCAACCCACACCCTCCGCACATCCACCCAAACACAAAAAGTCAGAGAGGGGAGGGACCCTGAACAAGTCAAACCCAACTCAACCCAAATTCCCAGTCAAGGACTCACCACTACCAGCCTGTCCTCCACTCACCACcactcacactaccaccaccaacaacaacatcagCACCAACACGACCAATAAGACCCGTAATACCAGTCCTCAGCCCACCAGCCCTTCAACATATTCTAAATGCAGCCCAGGGAGGAAGGCTGATTTGACCCCCTCCACACTCTCATCCAAAACCCCAGCAGCTCCCCCTATGGCTGGGTCAGGGGGATCCATCCAGAGCCAGACAGAGATATGGGGTGTTAGTCCAGAAGGCGGGGTCCTGCGGGCCCCAGATCTCCAACCTGCGGCGGGGGTGGGCAGTGTGGAGGAGATGGGAGACAACCCCCCTGCCAGCCCACCTGTTCTCAGTTGGCAAGGCTCCCCAGCATCAGCGctgagtgaggaagaggaagaggagggaggagtgatgaggagacCTGTCCTGCAGCCCAGCCCAACCCACGGCCCGCCCCTCTCACCCCACCATGGGAACTCAGAGGGGTTCAATGAGAAGGCCGAGGGTGTCGGTGAGGGGAGGGGTGCTGATGACCTTCGCCATAGCGACCTGGCCAAGCTCTATGGCTTGCCTGATACTCCCAacggagaggaggaagacgaggaggaggaagaggaggacagtgGTGGCGACACATCGTCCAGCTCTCTGCCTCCCCGTCGGCCACACCTTCACCAGACAGGAGTTGCTGATGTCTTCAAGTCTTTGGCCTCGTTCCTGGGGGGCCAGAGGTACACATATCGCGGCGGTCCGTTTGGGCGTCCTCCTCCTAGCTCCATGGGAGGAGTGAAGTACTCTTCATCCCTCGCCATGGATCCAGAAACCAATTGTCAGGACCAGCAGAACCCCTCCCCCACATCCAACTCCACCACGCCCCCAAGACTCACTAGCCAATCATCCACTCACACTACCTCAGATCCGCCTTCCAAACCCCGCCCTCCTTTAAACCTCGACCAACCACAGCTCTCCGTGGGGGAGCGCACAAAACAGAAGCACGCGAGATTGGAGGAGATTCtgaatgagagaaagaaagagaagactAAGGGTGTAGACAGTGGGGAGACGACCGGGTCTCTGAGCGCTGAGTTTAGACTGACCACCACACACCGGCTGCCTGCCACCATCAAGGAGGAGCGGGGACAGAGGGAGGcacgcaggcagacagacagaaagagggagccAAGCGGTGCGAATGGAAACGGAGATGGggaagggaagaggaagagaagaaaACAAGATAACAGCGTCAGCAGTCATCAGAGGAGTGGAGGAAATGAAAAGAAGAACGTGGAAGAAAAGTGTGACAGAAAATCAGCCTCTATAACGCTGTCCTCATCTACACCTCACCCCAGTCGCCCAGCCAAGCAGCACAAAGACACTAAGAAGAGCCGTCCCATTCAGGGGAACCTTGGCCTCCAGAGCAAAGACATCCAGGGACAGAAAGACAAGACGCACACAGGAAACACTGAGCAGGGGGCACAATCAACAGAGATGAAGAATGAGAGGCGCAGTGAGCCTCAAACCAAGACGTCCACACCAGGCAGCAACCCAGACATATTGGCAACAGCATCCACCACCAGCTTTATCAACACCTCCTCCCCTTCCCCCACCCCGGCTGCCTCTGCTGCCCCAGTGAGGAGGACCCCCTGTCCCCTGGCTGCTGCTGATTTCCTCAAGCTGAAGGCTCTGTCCATGGGCTCTCCCAAGGAGCTGAAGATCCGTCTGATCAAGGTGGAGAGTGGAAACCGAGAGACGTTTATCGCCTCCGAGGTCGAGGAGCGCAGGATCCCACTAGGAGAGGTCAGCATCAGACACACAGCCAGCGAGGTCGTCAGGTCCTGCAA GGGGGCGAAGGTGAACGGGAAGTTTCGAGAGTCCTATCTGCTCCCTGCTTTCTCTGTCAAGCCTGTCCTTAGCACCAACACACCCATCCCACGAGAGAAGCTCAACCCCCCCACACCAAGCATCTAT ttGGAGAGTAAGAGAGATGCCTTCTCCCCAGTCCTCCTCCAATTCTGTACCGACCCCAAGAACCCTGTCACTGTCATCAGAGGCCTGGCTGGATCACTACGACTCA acCTGGGTCTGTTCTCCACTAAGTCTCTGGTGGAGGCCAATGCAGAGCATGCTGTGGAGGTGAGGACCCAGGTACAGCAGCCTGCTGATGAGAACTGGGACGCTACTGGTTCAGCTCAGACCTGGCCCTGCGAGAGCAGCCGCTCACACACCACCATCGCCAAGTACGCCGCGTACCAGGCCTCCAGCTTCCAGGAGAGCCTCCAG GAAGAGAAGGAcagtgaggatgaggatgaggaagaaCAAGAAGAGAAGAAGACTCTGTCTTCTGACCCATCAACCAACCCTGCATCTGGCACCAGCAAAACCAGCCCTACTGTGGTTACTAGCAAAGCAACTCCTACCAAAGTTGGCCCTACCCCTATTGCTAACACACTCAG GCCGGAGGCGAAATCAACTGGGAAGATTATCAAATTCGGCACCAACATCGACATCTCTGATCCTAAGAG GTGGAAGCCCCAGCTGCAGGAGCTGCTGAAGCTACCAGCCTTCATGCGTGTGGAGTACAATGGAAACATGCTGAGCCACGTGGGACACACCATCCTGGGCATGAACACCGTCCAGCTCTACATGAAGGTCCCCGGCAGCCGTACACCTG GCCACCAGGAGAATAATAACTTCTGCTCTGTGAACATCAACATTGGGCCGGGAGATTGTGAGTGGTTTGCAGTCCATGAACACTACTGGGAGCACATCAACAATTTCTGTGAGAA gTATGGAGTAGACTACCTGACTGGGTCCTGGTGGCCTGTTCTGGAGGACCTGTACCGCTCCAACATCCCAGTGTACCGCTTCATCCAGAGACCAGGTGACCTGGTGTGGATCAACGCAGGGTCCGTCCACTGGGTGCAGGCTGTGGGCTGGTGCAACAACATCGCCTGGAACGTGGGACCTCTCAACT CATACCAGTATCAAGTGGCTCTGGAGCGCTTTGAGTGGAATGAGGTCAAGAAGGTCAAGTCCATCGTTCCGATGATCCATGTCACCTGGAATGTAGCCCGCACTATCAAGATCACCGACCAAGAAACCTACAAGatggtcaa acattgTCTCCTACAGTCCATTAAGCACATTCAGGTTCTGAGAGACCAGCTGGTTGCTGCAGGGAAGAAGATCTCTTATCAGAGCCGTGTGAAGGACGAACCAGCCTACTACTGCAACGAGTGTGAC GTGGAGGTGTTTGACCTGCTGTTTGTAACTAGTGAGTCTGGCAGCAGGAAGACCTACATGGTGCACTGTGAGGACTGTGCCCGGACTGTGTCCAAGAGCCCCTCGCTGGCAGGAGTAGTGGTGCTGGAGCAGTACTGCATGGAGGAGCTGATGAGAACCTATGACAGCATCTGTGTG actCCATCACCCTGCTCCAAGTGA
- the LOC139552463 gene encoding lysine-specific demethylase 6B-like isoform X1 produces the protein MREQLPDHFTRPCRAGWMYHPAEQYSDRNTRDSYPAGGPSRGTWARVNSRPWGAPNRFNGGINQSHHLNKIYSDRGGRPPFHAQGRGPQQDQRLAPRPWDQKDQAYETHGWHQDSPRSFHNHGRNQGGYQAGPEVPFTSWDSYKNQPTRYGGPHQHQLPRDPPRDLHSPAERWAPSDRSRAFPGRMMDQELGPWKRPASHHHNHHRDQLQHRSPPSQHPPPPREDCPAKRSRSSGPEQPSHRGSMHLPGPDQQQSPPHYPPSKQGFWKQSYDRPGPRTHADRRSLSIELQESTKSGLGSLKYRTHHSTHSPVPQALFNGQDPPPSSYPRHPSPAQPSGNRRPPHHGSRVEVDDQAQHPSSPADRTSVPYSQHLHHQHPTSPPSVPQHSPPAPRSHRQQRDQTPSQPSATEPPHRNSNHRDGCCTTLSSSSPSGLSSSTTPSKASGKKDPPPNQRSPDIGTGTPHKRGPRTPSPSPTPPPLSASPTWLGSGAQRSEMKPSRASEPQTPPSSPTVNNNRPTGNRPELQPHRHKQTERKHKERRAERGEEGKREQKRKMERKMEERTRRKEKEEKSGDGVKNKTHKVEEGRDKVERKKKEEERKTEKREKSLRDKKMEKAERGSSKSLRKSSLPLSVWPSSPKSGSMVPGTPGKPGQPSQTPSTPGKHIHREKAQERGGKSHEHSSPNSSETIPLVGPPAAHPSQPTPSAHPPKHKKSERGGTLNKSNPTQPKFPVKDSPLPACPPLTTTHTTTTNNNISTNTTNKTRNTSPQPTSPSTYSKCSPGRKADLTPSTLSSKTPAAPPMAGSGGSIQSQTEIWGVSPEGGVLRAPDLQPAAGVGSVEEMGDNPPASPPVLSWQGSPASALSEEEEEEGGVMRRPVLQPSPTHGPPLSPHHGNSEGFNEKAEGVGEGRGADDLRHSDLAKLYGLPDTPNGEEEDEEEEEEDSGGDTSSSSLPPRRPHLHQTGVADVFKSLASFLGGQRYTYRGGPFGRPPPSSMGGVKYSSSLAMDPETNCQDQQNPSPTSNSTTPPRLTSQSSTHTTSDPPSKPRPPLNLDQPQLSVGERTKQKHARLEEILNERKKEKTKGVDSGETTGSLSAEFRLTTTHRLPATIKEERGQREARRQTDRKREPSGANGNGDGEGKRKRRKQDNSVSSHQRSGGNEKKNVEEKCDRKSASITLSSSTPHPSRPAKQHKDTKKSRPIQGNLGLQSKDIQGQKDKTHTGNTEQGAQSTEMKNERRSEPQTKTSTPGSNPDILATASTTSFINTSSPSPTPAASAAPVRRTPCPLAAADFLKLKALSMGSPKELKIRLIKVESGNRETFIASEVEERRIPLGEVSIRHTASEVVRSCKGAKVNGKFRESYLLPAFSVKPVLSTNTPIPREKLNPPTPSIYLESKRDAFSPVLLQFCTDPKNPVTVIRGLAGSLRLNLGLFSTKSLVEANAEHAVEVRTQVQQPADENWDATGSAQTWPCESSRSHTTIAKYAAYQASSFQESLQEEKDSEDEDEEEQEEKKTLSSDPSTNPASGTSKTSPTVVTSKATPTKVGPTPIANTLRPEAKSTGKIIKFGTNIDISDPKRWKPQLQELLKLPAFMRVEYNGNMLSHVGHTILGMNTVQLYMKVPGSRTPGHQENNNFCSVNINIGPGDCEWFAVHEHYWEHINNFCEKYGVDYLTGSWWPVLEDLYRSNIPVYRFIQRPGDLVWINAGSVHWVQAVGWCNNIAWNVGPLNSYQYQVALERFEWNEVKKVKSIVPMIHVTWNVARTIKITDQETYKMVKHCLLQSIKHIQVLRDQLVAAGKKISYQSRVKDEPAYYCNECDVEVFDLLFVTSESGSRKTYMVHCEDCARTVSKSPSLAGVVVLEQYCMEELMRTYDSICVTPSPCSK, from the exons TATGGGGGTCCCCACCAGCACCAACTGCCCAGAGACCCCCCAAGAGACCTGCACTCCCCAGCAGAGAGGTGGGCACCTTCAGATCGCTCCAGGGCCTTCCCAGGCAGGATGATGGACCAGGAACTAGGACCATGGAAGCGCCCGGCCTCccaccatcacaaccaccaccgTGACCAACTTCAACACCGCTCCCCACCCTCACAGCATCCCCCCCCTCCCAGGGAAGACTGCCCTGCCAAAAGGAGCAGGAGCTCTGGTCCTGAGCAG CCCTCTCATCGTGGATCAATGCATCTACCCGGCCCAGACCAGCAGCaatcaccaccccactaccccccTTCCAAACAAGGCTTCTGGAAACAATCATATGACAGACCTGGTCCTCGCACCCATGCTGACAGGAGGAGCTTGTCTATAGAGTTACAA GAATCCACCAAGTCAGGATTAGGGAGTCTCAAATACAGAACACATCATTCTACCCATTCTCCAGTTCCCCAGGCCCTCTTCAATGGTCAAGACCCCCCTCCTTCCTCCTATCCCCGCCACCCTTCTCCAGCCCAGCCCAGTGGCAACAGAAGACCCCCCCACCATGGATCCAGAGTGGAGGTGGATGACCAGGCCCAGCACCCCTCCTCACCAGCAGACCGCACCAGCGTGCCTTACAGCCAGCACCTCCACCACCAGCATCCCACATCACCCCCCTCAGTACCTCAGCACAGCCCCCCAGCTCCACGCTCCCACAGACAGCAAAGGGATCAGACCCCCTCCCAGCCGTCTGCTACAGAGCCTCCCCACCGCAACAGCAACCACAGAGATGGATGCTGCACCACCCTGAGCTCCTCCAGCCCCTCTGGCCTCTCCAGCTCCACCACTCCTAGTAAGGCCAGTGGGAAGAAAGATCCTCCTCCCAATCAGAGGAGCCCTGACATTGGCACTGGCACACCCCACAAACGGGGACCAAGGACACCCTCGCCCAGTcccacacctccccctctctctgcctcccccacATGGCTAGGCTCAGGCGCTCAGAGGTCAGAGATGAAGCCTAGCAGGGCCTCAGAGCCTCAGACCCCACCCAGCTCTCCTACTGTCAACAACAACAGACCTACTGGCAACAGGCCAGAGCTGCAGcctcacagacacaaacagacagaaagGAAACATAAGGAAAGGAGAGCAGAAAGAGgtgaggagggaaagagggaacagaagaggaagatggagaggaagatggaggagaggacaaggAGAAAGGAAAAAGAAGAGAAAAGTGGGGATGGGGTAAAGAATAAAACCCATAAAGTAGAAGAGGGGAGGGACAAAGTGGAAAGGaaaaagaaagaggaagagaggaagacagagaaaaGGGAGAAGAGCCTTAGGGATAAAAAGATGGAAAAAGCAGAGAGGGGATCCTCAAAGTCCCTACGTAAATCATCCCTCCCTCTGTCAGTATGGCCTTCCTCCCCTAAGTCTGGATCTATGGTTCCAGGGACGCCAGGGAAGCCAGGCCAACCCTCCCAGACACCATCCACCCCTGGCAAACACATACACAGGGAGAAGGCCCAAGAAAGAGGTGGAAAGTCCCATGAGCACAGCTCTCCAAATAGCTCAGAGACAATCCCACTTGTTGGCCCGCCTGCAGCCCATCCCAGCCAACCCACACCCTCCGCACATCCACCCAAACACAAAAAGTCAGAGAGGGGAGGGACCCTGAACAAGTCAAACCCAACTCAACCCAAATTCCCAGTCAAGGACTCACCACTACCAGCCTGTCCTCCACTCACCACcactcacactaccaccaccaacaacaacatcagCACCAACACGACCAATAAGACCCGTAATACCAGTCCTCAGCCCACCAGCCCTTCAACATATTCTAAATGCAGCCCAGGGAGGAAGGCTGATTTGACCCCCTCCACACTCTCATCCAAAACCCCAGCAGCTCCCCCTATGGCTGGGTCAGGGGGATCCATCCAGAGCCAGACAGAGATATGGGGTGTTAGTCCAGAAGGCGGGGTCCTGCGGGCCCCAGATCTCCAACCTGCGGCGGGGGTGGGCAGTGTGGAGGAGATGGGAGACAACCCCCCTGCCAGCCCACCTGTTCTCAGTTGGCAAGGCTCCCCAGCATCAGCGctgagtgaggaagaggaagaggagggaggagtgatgaggagacCTGTCCTGCAGCCCAGCCCAACCCACGGCCCGCCCCTCTCACCCCACCATGGGAACTCAGAGGGGTTCAATGAGAAGGCCGAGGGTGTCGGTGAGGGGAGGGGTGCTGATGACCTTCGCCATAGCGACCTGGCCAAGCTCTATGGCTTGCCTGATACTCCCAacggagaggaggaagacgaggaggaggaagaggaggacagtgGTGGCGACACATCGTCCAGCTCTCTGCCTCCCCGTCGGCCACACCTTCACCAGACAGGAGTTGCTGATGTCTTCAAGTCTTTGGCCTCGTTCCTGGGGGGCCAGAGGTACACATATCGCGGCGGTCCGTTTGGGCGTCCTCCTCCTAGCTCCATGGGAGGAGTGAAGTACTCTTCATCCCTCGCCATGGATCCAGAAACCAATTGTCAGGACCAGCAGAACCCCTCCCCCACATCCAACTCCACCACGCCCCCAAGACTCACTAGCCAATCATCCACTCACACTACCTCAGATCCGCCTTCCAAACCCCGCCCTCCTTTAAACCTCGACCAACCACAGCTCTCCGTGGGGGAGCGCACAAAACAGAAGCACGCGAGATTGGAGGAGATTCtgaatgagagaaagaaagagaagactAAGGGTGTAGACAGTGGGGAGACGACCGGGTCTCTGAGCGCTGAGTTTAGACTGACCACCACACACCGGCTGCCTGCCACCATCAAGGAGGAGCGGGGACAGAGGGAGGcacgcaggcagacagacagaaagagggagccAAGCGGTGCGAATGGAAACGGAGATGGggaagggaagaggaagagaagaaaACAAGATAACAGCGTCAGCAGTCATCAGAGGAGTGGAGGAAATGAAAAGAAGAACGTGGAAGAAAAGTGTGACAGAAAATCAGCCTCTATAACGCTGTCCTCATCTACACCTCACCCCAGTCGCCCAGCCAAGCAGCACAAAGACACTAAGAAGAGCCGTCCCATTCAGGGGAACCTTGGCCTCCAGAGCAAAGACATCCAGGGACAGAAAGACAAGACGCACACAGGAAACACTGAGCAGGGGGCACAATCAACAGAGATGAAGAATGAGAGGCGCAGTGAGCCTCAAACCAAGACGTCCACACCAGGCAGCAACCCAGACATATTGGCAACAGCATCCACCACCAGCTTTATCAACACCTCCTCCCCTTCCCCCACCCCGGCTGCCTCTGCTGCCCCAGTGAGGAGGACCCCCTGTCCCCTGGCTGCTGCTGATTTCCTCAAGCTGAAGGCTCTGTCCATGGGCTCTCCCAAGGAGCTGAAGATCCGTCTGATCAAGGTGGAGAGTGGAAACCGAGAGACGTTTATCGCCTCCGAGGTCGAGGAGCGCAGGATCCCACTAGGAGAGGTCAGCATCAGACACACAGCCAGCGAGGTCGTCAGGTCCTGCAA GGGGGCGAAGGTGAACGGGAAGTTTCGAGAGTCCTATCTGCTCCCTGCTTTCTCTGTCAAGCCTGTCCTTAGCACCAACACACCCATCCCACGAGAGAAGCTCAACCCCCCCACACCAAGCATCTAT ttGGAGAGTAAGAGAGATGCCTTCTCCCCAGTCCTCCTCCAATTCTGTACCGACCCCAAGAACCCTGTCACTGTCATCAGAGGCCTGGCTGGATCACTACGACTCA acCTGGGTCTGTTCTCCACTAAGTCTCTGGTGGAGGCCAATGCAGAGCATGCTGTGGAGGTGAGGACCCAGGTACAGCAGCCTGCTGATGAGAACTGGGACGCTACTGGTTCAGCTCAGACCTGGCCCTGCGAGAGCAGCCGCTCACACACCACCATCGCCAAGTACGCCGCGTACCAGGCCTCCAGCTTCCAGGAGAGCCTCCAG GAAGAGAAGGAcagtgaggatgaggatgaggaagaaCAAGAAGAGAAGAAGACTCTGTCTTCTGACCCATCAACCAACCCTGCATCTGGCACCAGCAAAACCAGCCCTACTGTGGTTACTAGCAAAGCAACTCCTACCAAAGTTGGCCCTACCCCTATTGCTAACACACTCAG GCCGGAGGCGAAATCAACTGGGAAGATTATCAAATTCGGCACCAACATCGACATCTCTGATCCTAAGAG GTGGAAGCCCCAGCTGCAGGAGCTGCTGAAGCTACCAGCCTTCATGCGTGTGGAGTACAATGGAAACATGCTGAGCCACGTGGGACACACCATCCTGGGCATGAACACCGTCCAGCTCTACATGAAGGTCCCCGGCAGCCGTACACCTG GCCACCAGGAGAATAATAACTTCTGCTCTGTGAACATCAACATTGGGCCGGGAGATTGTGAGTGGTTTGCAGTCCATGAACACTACTGGGAGCACATCAACAATTTCTGTGAGAA gTATGGAGTAGACTACCTGACTGGGTCCTGGTGGCCTGTTCTGGAGGACCTGTACCGCTCCAACATCCCAGTGTACCGCTTCATCCAGAGACCAGGTGACCTGGTGTGGATCAACGCAGGGTCCGTCCACTGGGTGCAGGCTGTGGGCTGGTGCAACAACATCGCCTGGAACGTGGGACCTCTCAACT CATACCAGTATCAAGTGGCTCTGGAGCGCTTTGAGTGGAATGAGGTCAAGAAGGTCAAGTCCATCGTTCCGATGATCCATGTCACCTGGAATGTAGCCCGCACTATCAAGATCACCGACCAAGAAACCTACAAGatggtcaa acattgTCTCCTACAGTCCATTAAGCACATTCAGGTTCTGAGAGACCAGCTGGTTGCTGCAGGGAAGAAGATCTCTTATCAGAGCCGTGTGAAGGACGAACCAGCCTACTACTGCAACGAGTGTGAC GTGGAGGTGTTTGACCTGCTGTTTGTAACTAGTGAGTCTGGCAGCAGGAAGACCTACATGGTGCACTGTGAGGACTGTGCCCGGACTGTGTCCAAGAGCCCCTCGCTGGCAGGAGTAGTGGTGCTGGAGCAGTACTGCATGGAGGAGCTGATGAGAACCTATGACAGCATCTGTGTG actCCATCACCCTGCTCCAAGTGA